The DNA region TGGGGGGACACAGAGCATGGGCTTGGGGAGCTCCCCTgggcctccctcccctcctctcctctcctgccctcACCCTCTGCGTCGCCttctctctgcccccaccccacccacaggCACAGAGTCAGATCCCAGCTCTCCTCAGCCTTCCCCTGGCCCCCAGGGCTCTCCAGGTAAAAGCCAAGGCTCGCACCACAGCCCTGGAGACCTGCATAATCCCATCCTTGCCCCCCCTCAGGGCTCACCTCCCCCAACTCTCCCCAGCAGTTCTTCACCCCGCCATGCTGGCTTCCCTGTAGCTCCTGGAGTAGATCCAGTtgtcctgcctcagggcctttacACTTGCTCTTCCTACTGAAAAACCCTCCCTCTGAATATCCACAGGGCTTCCTCCCTCTGAGCTTCAGGACCGTCAGTGAAACCTCTGGTTGTCCTGTTTAGAATTTCCCCAGCCTCTCCTCTACCCTTTCTAGTAAATGACAGAACTCTTGTTTCCCTCTGTAAGAAACACTCTGGCTTTACATTCTTGTCTGAAAAATAACTTTGATTTTTGAGTATCCGTCTCCCTCCCACGGAGGGCAGGGTCAAGGAGGGCAGGAAACCTTGGCTGTATTGCTCACTGCAGTCCTCCAAGGGCTTGGAACATTGCCCACACAGAGCCAGTAACCAGCAAATATTGCCTAAAGTGTGAATTTGTGGGGCCCCTGGTCCATCCCTGCAGCGGCCAGGCCTCTGCCCTCCAGCAGGGGATGCTCATGCTGTGATTAAGCACTCATCAAtgaaccaaccaaacaaaaccatCCAGTAAGAATCCAAGTCATGGCCAGGGGTGGTGTGGCTCCTTCTGCCAGGGAGTCAGAGGAGACTGTCCTATGGAGCAGTCATTATTTGATCTGAGGCCAGAAAAAGGGAAGGGGACTTGGCCAGCTATGTGGAGAGCTAGGGGAGGAGTACTCCTGGCAGAAGGACCAGtacatgcaaaggccctgtggtgaGAAGGAAATTGACATATTGGAGGAACAGCAAAAATGGCAGGGGGAGGGGATCAGGAGGGTATACAGAAAGGAAACTGGAGCCAGGCCTGCCAGACCTGGGGGTGACTTCTTTGTGCCCCAGTGCCATCAGGATGATTGTCCAGGTGAATCCCTCCCATAGCCCATGCAGGTGGGAGTTATCACTATCTCCTGTTTACAGAAGGGCTCAGGGAGGCAAAGCCACACAGTAGGGAGAGGAGAGTCTGATCCAGGTGACCTGGACTGAGTCGTTACTGTGAAGACTTCCCGTGTCTGCTGCTCTGATAACTTCGAGGTACCAGCCCAGAGTCCTGCCGAAGCCTGAAGGAGACTCAGAACCACCCTAATCTGGTTCTGCTCTCCACAAACCCAGCTGATGTGAACTGTACCCGCGTGGTCACATGGGTTGGTAGCCCATGAACCACAGAGCCATGGATGAAGCCAGCTGGCTATGGGAACACGCAGCCACCCCTCCATCCAGCCCTGGGGTACCACTATTAAAAAATCCGGCACTCACCATAATAAAATGGGTCGGGTTCCTCCGGAACTgtgggaaggaagagggggaaagtATTTCAACGCTTGTTCCTCAACATTTTCCAGGACCTCGTTGGGGCCATTGGTCTAATGGTTTCTGAGTGGAAATTAGATGAAAAGGTCCCTTGTTCTGGATTATGTAGCTCCAGGGCAGGACACAGGCCTGAAGAATGGGGCATAGGATAGATTCCAACCCCCACTCATTCCATCGTTTGGTACCATCCCCTGTGCAGTGTACCATCCACCCAACTGTACATGGCTGTCGCAGTCCTAGATCCCTATGGAGGTCTGGGGCAAGCTATGGACTCACTCCCCGAAAAATACACACACTCCCATTTAAATATGACGCCAAGGGTTGAGCATGCCACTGGCGGACCACTGAGCTATCAGCTTCCCCTGCACACTGCCTACAACTTCCCAGTCATCTGAGCGCTCCCAAGGGCAGGTGCTACAGCTATGGTCCTCATCTCCTGGCTCCTGACACCAAATCCATTACAGGGAGCTATGTCGTTGTTATTCTGTATCACTTAAGACACCAGCCAGTTTACAATCCAAAGTCGATTTTGTGATAGTGTCCCAGGACGCGTATGCCTATGGATCTCTACCACAGGAAGCGTGTGCCTTGGTTAGAAGACTTGCCCTGACTTCAGAGATGTTACCGTGGGGATGGGAATCTGCCTttccctctccatctccctgtCCCAGACCATAttcccctgggggggggggggagctcagAACATCTTTCCATTTCCATCCTGATGGCCCCTCCTGGAGCAGAATTCTGCAGCGTGTGTGCCACTAGGGAAGGGGGCCAGGGGTACGTCAGGCAATGTCAGGAGTGTTCTTTTCCCCCTTTGAAGGGACAGGGAAGGATGTCTCCCTTGAGGTTGGCTGGAGCCGTGGGATGAATTCTGGCCCATGAACTGTGAGCGGAAGTGTCACTTGTAGGCTGGAACATTTCAATGGCCTCTGGTTTGCCTGTGGCCTGGGGACCTGAATGTTCAAGATAGTAGTGGCTGCTCTAGTTTTCTTAGGTGAGTACAAAATGCCCTCCACCCCGGTCAACCTGTGATGGACATGGAGCACaagtgagaaataaaaatctcagCAGATGATCATCACCGTCACCATCTGCTGACACTTTGGTACTGCTTTTTATCAAAGCAAGCTGTTGCCTAAAGTGACGGGTACAGGAAACAGAGGCAAGACCCTGACACAGTGTGTAAGTTTGCTCCTTCCAGGTCTCTTCTAGTCTCCAAGGAGGGAATCTTCATTGGTGCTGATGTGGCTTTAATTGCCTATCAAACCTTGTTAATCCCCCTCTTAcccaagagaaaacaaaactgtgCTCAGAGTCTTTGTCAGGTAATAATAATATCTAGTAGAATTTTGTGACATTATCaagttttctccttttatttatcGATCTAGTCAGAAGTGGATAGCACTAACTCCAAGCCAGAGCCACTTCTAAGCCCTTTACAGATGTTGACACATTTAATCTTGGCAGGAACTCACCCATACAGGTGCTATCTTCATCTCCATTTCACAAAAAGGAGACACTGGACCCAGAAAAGCGATGTCACTTGCTTTAGATTGTTTGTAGGTTTACCCtccatttagagaaaaaaaaattcattttccatttgtggTGATGATATAAAATGatgctaattaatttttttaaaaagtgaatccttccaagggaaaaaatattaaataaatagcaCTGTGGGGAACATTTGAATAAGTCAAAAATCTGGAAGGTGGTACTTCAAAGTGTCCCCATCAAGACACAGTGTTTTAGTCACCTTTAGTCACTTTAGCTCCTGGACCAGAGAGAGTCGATTTGTTTAGCTCATCTCTGCTGTTAATCCTGGCACGAAAGGCTCTAAAAGAAGTTTTCTGAAACAAATGAAGGAATGTCAGGCCCTCCTAGGCTGCAGGAGTCTGCATCAAGGTGGAACAGTTGGATTATCTTCTTTTGtctcccagttttccaagcatcCTCCTCCAAAGTGCTCAGGGACCCTTTGGGTGAGCATCTGTCCCCAAATCCTCTTTGCTTTGCACCTGAGTGCACAGTGCTTCATGCAGAAGATCCTTGGCTGGATCCTGCTGGCCCAGCAATCTGGTTCCCCAGGGTGTGGCTGGGCTCAGGGTGGAGCCAGGAGACTGAGAAGGAATGTGCACTACTCCTGGCCAGTTGCcaaggagagatcaggaaggaggtGGTTGCTATGGCAACAGGGGCATCTTGAGAGGTGATGGGTCCCGGTCCTCCAGGCTGGCTGAGGTCCTGTGTGAGGCTTGGAGGATGGGCCAAATTTTAACTCCCTCTCCTCCTTTGCATCTCCCTTTAATGCCCCTGCAGGGCTGGCTGCTGGCCAAGTTGAGGGTCCCTCTCAGTTGTGCTCACACATCTCCCTTTTCTGTTGCCCCtaattctccttccttttctctgacAGAGTGGGAAGAgactcctctccctccccctgctctccccagcaattcattaattcatttcctCAAGCAGTTTGCAATACACAGCGGGGGGTTTTTCCTCCCCAGGGAATTCCGGAGACCTGTGGTCCCCTCTCTTGCTGTGACCggcgggcgggggagggggggaagggggagggtgtTGAGGCGTCTGCCCTCCCACCTCTGCCCGTCTGCTGCCATCGATCCTGCTAACCGCCACCTCTGCAAAAAGAAACCCTGGGCTCCCGCCAGACTTGCTGGCTCAGCCCCGCCCCCTCTCCCTAGGGTGGCTCCAGCCtctgcagccccccccccccccccgccctgctTCAGATTCTGCAGATATGGCTCAGCGCAGCAGCCCCTGCCTGATGGGaaaggggggaagggaaggagagaaccGGGTGGAATTGGGGTTCCCTTCACCGCCAGGGGCTCCTCCGCCTCCGCCCTGCCTTCGGTACTGGAAACACTTCCCCGGTCCCCTCCCCCACTAAagcacacacccccccccccccccccgcgccttgCTCTTCTGCAGACCGTGGCTCAGCAGGGGGTTTGCTGGGGGCTGGAGTGAGGACGCGTTTAAGTGGGAGCATATCTGGGTTAACGGGTGTGAAATGTAACTGTGCGCGGCTGCACGGTGTGGGGGGACATGGGTGTGGGGGGACAACGATGTGCACCTCCGAGGATGGAAACCACAAGTAGGTGCGCGCTGGGAAGGAGGGTCCCCTCACCCTAGTCCCACCCTTGGGGTTCACTGCAGTGGCTGCAGCCCCACCCTATGCTGCCCCCCTTTCTATTCCTCTGCCTGTGGCTCGGTGTCTCGAGTCCCTGTGCATGGCTGTCTCCATCAGTctatctctgtgtctctctgacttcctctccctctctttttcctgcATTCTCCCTGAGTCTCTCAGAGCCTCGCACCTATCTGCCGGTCCCCCCATGTCTCTGACTCTGTGTCTCTTCTATCTGTTTTAGGTTCAATCTCAGATCaatttccccctttccttctctctttttcagcTGACCCTCCTTCCCTCTGAACCTGCCTGTCAGGAATTTCAGGAAACACCGATGGCAGGAGACGGTGCTGGAAAGAAAAGGGACATGGACCCTTTCTCCCTGCCAACCCAGGGTCCTGAAATCTTCCAGAACCTCCCTGGCCACAGACCTGCTGCTTCCCACCCTCAAAGCCCATCTCTTCTCGTCTGCTTCCACCACTGTGCTGGACCAGTCACCCAGTTGCCATAGCAACCGGTCCGAGCATCCTTTCTCCGGGGATTGGCACTCTCTAATCGTAGGTCCCACACAAGGACGATATCGCAGGGGAGCAGGTGTCCGAGACACCACAAGGAGGGCCAAGGGGTGCGCGACAGGGGCCTCCGCCCATCCCCTCTTCGCTCCTTTCCCTTTCAGCGCCGGAATCTTCCCACATCCTCTCTCCTAAGCTCTCAGATCCCGGAGCCTCCCCGGCGCCCACTCCCTGGGGCGACGCTCACCGTTTGTGGGGGTCTGGGTTGGGGTCGCCATGCTGAGCCAGAGCAGGGGGCTGCTGGATGCTGAGGCAGCGAGGACACGGCTGCAGCAGCTGGAAGCAGGACCGGCTGATGTGGGGGGGAGATGGGGGGAGCCCTGGTGTTGGGGGGGGCCTGTAGCCAATGGGGGCCCGGGGAGCCCGCCCCCGTCCaggccacccccgcccccgcccccgcccactGCCGTCGTCCCCGCCCCTTCCCCAAGGGTGGGGGCGCCCCCTGCCGGGGCCAAGGGGGCTCCCAGGCTTCGGCGCAGAGGGACTGACAGATCAACAAAGCGCCGTCAAGAGAGAAAAGCACGTTTTATTGGAAATCTGAGAGGCTCGGGGACTcagtggggcagggctgggaaaGGGGGCAGTCTAGGTGGCCGGTGAGCAGGAGGTGGGTGGGACGCATCAGGTGCCAGGGGAATCCTGTGGGGTGAAAAGGGTGAGAGGCGAGGAAGGACCTCaagccctctcctcctccccctcttagCCACCTGCCCAGGCTGGTACATcaccccctcttcctccctcccgtGCCCCTCCCCGAGCCCAGGCGGCGCTGCAGGACCTGGCCGAGTTCCATGGCACCAGGTGTTTCTACCGCCTGCGGGTGGACAGACCTGACGGGGACAGAGAAAGTTGGGGTGTCAGGAGGGGCGTCCCTGCGGAGGAAGGGCAACTCCCTGCCCACTGGCTTCAGCTCAAGTTCTCCCTTCACGCTGCCAGGGAGGGCCAGGAAAACGGCTCTTGGAACCAGCTCTCACCCCCAAACACCCGCAGTCTCCCCAAACTCACGGCGGATGGAGCTGCGGAAAGTTCCCTCCTCTTCATCGGGTTCCCCAGTTCTGGGAAGGgagagcagggggtgggggggacacgGGATGGAAAAGGGGAGGCAGTGGCTTCCAGAAAGCCCCCAATGAAGGCCTCATCTCCCAGACTGGTGCACGGAGTCCCACGTACCCCAACGAGCGCGCTCGGGGTACGCCCCCGAAAAGGAGGAGCACCCGGGAGCAGTTTGTGTGGCAGAAGGCCTTCCAAACAGGTAACAGTGAGTACCACAGGGGATGCGGGGGAGGGGTGGTCAGAGGAACTTGGTAGACCGCCAGGAGGTGATCTGAGTTGGAAAACCCAGAATCCTCATCTCCCAGTGAGTGATCCTGAATAAGTGACTTTATCTCACCATACCTCGGTTTAATCATCTGTACAATGGGGGCTGGTAACAGCGCCTACCTGAAGAGGTGGTATGAGggccaaataaaataatatgcaagGAAAGAGCGTCTGGCACGTGGTGTAACAGTCAACGCGTATTCGTTATTACTTATAGTGACATGGATCATTGTGTTAACACGAAGGTGTTCGCTCCATGGTATTCCTATGTTGGTTGtgctttaaactttttatttaaagatgaatcaAAGCGCAAGGAATAAGACTCTGAGCTAAACTGGGCCGCCGTGTGAGATGATCTCATTTCACCGCGGCTCGCTCTCTATCAGCACTTTTGATATCGTGCTTGTGATTTTAATCGGTGGGGCTCTTGGAACCACCGCCACCGCCTTCACTGCTGGGCCGGGAGCTTGACCAAGCAAGTCAGGACGTTTACTCATCGCTTGGTCCCAGGTTTGGGGCTTGGCACATGGGAGGTGCTTCACACATATTCTTTGAGGGGTTCCTGGCTTCGGGTTGGCAGGACTTGCCGTCTCACCCCCAGCGCCCCTCTAAGAGCAGGCGAGGGGCGAGTGGGGGCTGGGAGGGCCTTCTTACCTCTGTTGCTGGTTGAACTTGCATCGGCATCTCTTgcctgtgggggtggggacagggtcGCAGAGGCTGAGATTGCGTCCCCCCACGCGGGGCGCCCAGCCCAGCCGCGTTCTGACTGCAGCTCGCCCGGGTGAGGGGCGGGGCCGCGCAGGCAGGGGCGGGGTCGGGGCGGGGCGTGGGCGGGGCGAGGCGCAGCACTCACTGAGAATGATGAGGATGCCCAGGATGAAGAGGATTACGGCGATGGTGAGGCCTCCGATCCGCAGGGATTGGTAGTCTGAGGGCGGCAAGGTGCAGGGTGA from Marmota flaviventris isolate mMarFla1 chromosome 18, mMarFla1.hap1, whole genome shotgun sequence includes:
- the Fxyd1 gene encoding phospholemman, producing the protein MASVGHILVLCVGLLARANAEAPQEHDPFTYDYQSLRIGGLTIAVILFILGILIILSKRCRCKFNQQQRTGEPDEEEGTFRSSIRRLSTRRR